A region from the Paraburkholderia youngii genome encodes:
- a CDS encoding acyl-CoA thioesterase has protein sequence MNKPAPAGRAAYPHFLPITTRWMDNDVYGHVNNVIYYSYFDTVVNEYLIRAGVLDFEHGATIGLVVETQCNYFAPLVFPDRVDAGLRVARLGTSSVRYEVGLFRDGDAAPAAQGHFVHVYVDRATRRPVNLPAELRAALEPLCVAGPAD, from the coding sequence ATGAACAAACCCGCCCCCGCCGGCCGCGCCGCGTATCCGCACTTCCTGCCGATCACCACGCGCTGGATGGACAACGACGTCTACGGCCACGTGAACAACGTCATCTACTACAGCTATTTCGACACCGTCGTGAACGAGTATCTGATCCGCGCGGGCGTGCTCGATTTCGAGCACGGCGCGACGATCGGGCTCGTCGTCGAGACGCAGTGCAACTACTTCGCGCCGCTCGTGTTTCCCGATCGCGTCGACGCGGGCTTGCGCGTCGCGCGGCTCGGCACGTCGAGCGTGCGCTACGAGGTGGGACTGTTCCGCGACGGCGACGCCGCGCCCGCCGCGCAGGGGCATTTCGTGCACGTCTACGTGGATCGCGCGACGCGCCGGCCGGTGAACCTGCCCGCAGAACTGCGCGCGGCGCTCGAACCTTTGTGCGTCGCTGGGCCGGCGGACTAG
- a CDS encoding branched-chain amino acid ABC transporter permease, producing MQSFIITLLNGLSYGLLLFMLSAGLTLIFSMLGVLNFAHASFYMLGAYVGFSVAARAGFWSALVVAPLVVGLLGAALERWLLRRVRGHGHLPELLLTFGAAYLLGELVKLGWGLGPLSARIPAVLDGPLFSLYGAIFTRYRAFMMAVSLAMLAALVAMLRVSKTGLIVRAALTHAQAVEALGHNVPRVFTGVFAAGTALAALAGVIGAPLFVIEPAMAESLGSIVFVVVVIGGLGSLSGALVASLLVGCLQTLAVASDLSLGDAVSLVGAVLPPAWDALTLAQVAPLLPYLLLVAVLATRPRGLFGRRDDHA from the coding sequence GTGCAGTCGTTCATCATCACTCTGCTCAACGGCCTGAGCTACGGGCTGTTGCTGTTCATGCTGTCGGCCGGGCTCACGCTGATCTTCAGCATGCTCGGCGTGCTCAACTTCGCGCATGCGAGCTTCTACATGCTCGGCGCGTACGTCGGCTTTTCGGTGGCGGCGCGCGCCGGTTTCTGGAGCGCGCTGGTAGTCGCGCCGCTCGTCGTCGGTCTGCTCGGCGCGGCGCTCGAGCGCTGGCTGCTGCGGCGAGTACGCGGGCACGGTCACCTGCCCGAACTGCTGCTGACGTTCGGCGCCGCGTATCTGCTCGGCGAACTCGTCAAGCTCGGCTGGGGACTCGGTCCGTTGTCGGCGAGGATTCCGGCCGTGCTCGACGGTCCGCTGTTCTCGCTGTACGGCGCGATTTTCACGCGCTATCGCGCGTTCATGATGGCGGTGTCGCTCGCGATGCTCGCCGCGCTCGTCGCCATGCTGCGCGTGTCGAAGACGGGCTTGATCGTGCGCGCCGCGCTCACGCATGCGCAGGCCGTCGAAGCGCTCGGCCACAACGTGCCGCGCGTGTTCACCGGCGTGTTCGCCGCCGGCACCGCGCTCGCCGCGCTGGCTGGCGTGATCGGCGCGCCGCTGTTCGTGATCGAGCCGGCGATGGCGGAGTCGCTCGGCTCGATCGTGTTCGTCGTGGTCGTGATCGGCGGGCTCGGGTCGCTGAGCGGGGCGCTGGTCGCGTCGCTGCTGGTGGGGTGCTTGCAGACGCTGGCGGTCGCGAGCGATCTGTCGTTGGGCGACGCGGTGTCGCTCGTCGGCGCGGTGCTGCCGCCCGCGTGGGACGCGCTGACGCTCGCGCAAGTCGCGCCGCTGCTGCCGTACCTGCTGCTCGTCGCGGTACTGGCGACGAGGCCGCGCGGGCTGTTCGGACGGCGTGACGATCATGCTTAA
- a CDS encoding branched-chain amino acid ABC transporter permease, giving the protein MLKRSGSSDAVEGGVPPRRPGRALAPWLGLVAFLAVPPFIWPHSWLLAYLAQSATMIVFALSYNLLLGETGLLSFGHAAYAGLGALVAARVFNATGVPLVLLPLVGGIGGALCGVLFGLVATRRAGTAFAMITLGLGELVVAAAWTLPGWFGGEAGVAIDRASGPLLGGWSFGPAREAYALIALWCVVASVAMFGLSRTPFMRLANAVRDNPARAAAIGCYPRRVRYRVVVLSAFFAGIAGTLGLINIELVSTESVGMVRSGTVLIATVIGGTAVFFGPVAGAIVLTFFSVVVASVTRAWLFYLGLFFVVVVMAAPDGLAGFASRQVARIAAYGWRGCRAAYLWSAAAGLLWLAAIVIAVQWAYAAQFGADEGAAFSALFGAGAGTDVTVAPTLSPLPLALTLVALAALATLSTRHALRAHARVTAHARAARSSGAAR; this is encoded by the coding sequence ATGCTTAAGCGGAGTGGGTCGTCAGATGCGGTGGAAGGCGGGGTGCCGCCTCGCAGGCCCGGCCGCGCGCTCGCGCCTTGGCTCGGGCTCGTCGCCTTTCTGGCCGTGCCACCTTTCATCTGGCCGCACAGCTGGCTGCTCGCCTACCTTGCGCAAAGCGCGACGATGATCGTGTTCGCGCTGTCGTACAACCTGCTGCTCGGCGAGACCGGGCTGCTGTCGTTCGGACATGCCGCCTATGCGGGGCTCGGCGCGCTGGTCGCCGCGCGCGTGTTCAACGCGACCGGCGTGCCGCTCGTGCTGCTGCCGTTGGTCGGCGGCATCGGCGGCGCGCTGTGCGGTGTGCTGTTCGGCTTAGTCGCGACGCGCCGTGCCGGCACTGCGTTCGCGATGATCACGCTCGGTCTCGGCGAGCTCGTCGTCGCGGCCGCATGGACGCTGCCGGGCTGGTTCGGCGGCGAGGCGGGCGTCGCGATCGATCGCGCGAGCGGGCCGCTCCTCGGCGGCTGGAGCTTCGGTCCGGCGCGCGAGGCCTATGCGCTGATCGCGCTGTGGTGCGTCGTCGCGAGTGTCGCGATGTTTGGGCTCTCGCGCACGCCGTTCATGCGGCTCGCGAACGCGGTGCGCGACAACCCGGCGCGCGCGGCGGCGATCGGCTGCTATCCGCGCCGGGTTCGCTATCGCGTGGTCGTGCTGTCGGCGTTTTTCGCGGGCATCGCGGGGACGCTCGGGCTGATCAATATCGAACTCGTGTCGACCGAGAGCGTCGGCATGGTGCGCTCGGGCACGGTGCTGATCGCGACTGTGATCGGCGGCACGGCGGTGTTCTTCGGGCCGGTCGCGGGAGCGATCGTGCTGACGTTTTTCAGCGTGGTGGTCGCGAGTGTCACGCGGGCGTGGTTGTTCTATCTCGGGCTGTTCTTTGTCGTCGTCGTGATGGCCGCGCCGGACGGGCTTGCTGGCTTTGCGTCGCGGCAGGTGGCGCGGATTGCGGCCTATGGCTGGCGAGGTTGCCGGGCCGCCTATCTGTGGAGTGCGGCGGCGGGGCTGCTGTGGCTCGCGGCCATCGTGATCGCGGTGCAGTGGGCCTATGCGGCGCAGTTCGGGGCGGACGAAGGCGCGGCGTTTAGCGCATTGTTCGGCGCCGGTGCGGGTACCGATGTCACCGTCGCACCTACGCTGTCGCCGCTTCCTCTGGCGCTGACACTCGTTGCGCTCGCTGCCCTGGCTACGTTGTCCACACGCCATGCGCTGCGCGCGCATGCACGCGTCACCGCGCACGCACGCGCGGCACGATCCTCCGGAGCGGCACGATGA